The Flavobacterium faecale genome has a segment encoding these proteins:
- a CDS encoding transglutaminase family protein → MKFKITHTTIYTFDSDVFLEPHYLRFRPKQTPYVSVDCHALTIVFEPIGHKQVLDEENNMVDFCWFEGMTNQLTITATTVLETKEYNPFDFLIYPLQFNQLPLQYDALQKKLLFGTLEGQMISQELLDYGNAILKASDFNTIAFLTQLTKQLHDDFIVEYREVGSPLQPDETFVIKRGSCRDLSWMQINLLRQFGIAARFVSGYYYFDMISPSYELHAWVEVFLPGIGWLGLDPSHGIFTGNTHFAIASSATFENTMPVSGGIRGSATSQLRTQLSIEKFI, encoded by the coding sequence ATGAAATTCAAAATCACGCATACTACTATATATACCTTTGATTCAGACGTTTTTTTAGAACCTCATTATTTGAGATTTAGGCCCAAACAAACCCCTTATGTGTCTGTGGACTGTCATGCGCTTACAATTGTATTCGAACCAATCGGTCACAAACAAGTGCTAGATGAAGAAAACAATATGGTTGATTTTTGTTGGTTTGAAGGTATGACAAATCAACTAACAATTACAGCCACAACCGTCCTTGAAACGAAAGAATATAATCCATTTGATTTTCTTATTTATCCATTGCAATTCAATCAACTCCCTTTACAATATGATGCATTGCAAAAAAAGTTGCTTTTTGGAACACTAGAAGGGCAGATGATTTCGCAAGAATTATTGGATTATGGAAATGCAATTTTGAAAGCCTCCGATTTTAATACGATTGCATTTTTAACCCAATTGACCAAACAATTACACGATGATTTTATTGTAGAATACAGAGAAGTAGGTTCACCATTACAACCCGACGAAACTTTTGTTATAAAAAGAGGATCTTGTCGTGATTTATCCTGGATGCAAATCAATTTATTACGACAGTTTGGTATTGCAGCCCGTTTTGTAAGTGGCTATTATTACTTTGACATGATTTCACCTTCCTATGAACTGCATGCTTGGGTAGAGGTGTTTTTACCCGGAATTGGCTGGTTGGGATTAGACCCAAGTCACGGAATTTTTACGGGTAATACTCATTTTGCCATAGCATCAAGTGCTACTTTTGAAAATACCATGCCTGTATCAGGTGGTATTCGCGGGAGTGCAACCTCTCAACTGCGTACACAGCTTTCGATCGAAAAATTTATCTAG
- a CDS encoding alpha-E domain-containing protein, with amino-acid sequence MLGRVANTLHWMNRYLERAENYARFLDVNFNLSLELPPNEIQQWQPLVVITGDWDLYQKLNTVVEKNKVIYFLAFEEKNPNSIFSCIFRARENARAVRTEITKEVWEQINALYFLVKEGQEKENYDDENIRDFFNDIKKGCQLVYGMYNSTISRNEGYNFGRLGQVLERADKTSRVLDAKYHFLLSSPKSVGSSIDLIQWAALLKSVSAYDMYRKKYGKLSPSSIAEFLILDREFPRSILACLLSAEHSLIKLAVSTDKAENKAQTKLAALRSQLEESDINEIITKGMHEYLHEIQHNLNDISSAIFTVFFAVESNFPEVN; translated from the coding sequence ATGCTTGGAAGAGTAGCAAACACACTACATTGGATGAATAGATATTTGGAACGTGCAGAGAATTATGCTCGTTTTCTAGATGTTAATTTTAATTTATCTTTGGAATTACCACCTAACGAAATTCAGCAATGGCAACCACTAGTTGTTATTACTGGAGATTGGGACTTGTATCAAAAACTGAATACAGTCGTTGAAAAAAATAAAGTGATTTATTTTCTAGCTTTCGAAGAAAAAAATCCAAATTCTATTTTCAGTTGTATTTTTCGAGCAAGAGAAAATGCACGTGCAGTACGAACAGAAATTACTAAAGAAGTATGGGAGCAAATTAATGCACTCTATTTTTTGGTGAAAGAAGGGCAAGAAAAAGAAAATTATGACGACGAAAATATTAGGGATTTTTTTAACGACATAAAAAAAGGATGTCAGTTAGTGTATGGTATGTACAACTCAACCATCTCTAGAAATGAAGGTTATAACTTTGGTAGATTAGGACAAGTCCTAGAACGCGCCGACAAAACATCAAGAGTTTTGGATGCCAAATACCACTTTTTGTTAAGCTCACCCAAATCGGTTGGCTCGTCTATTGATTTAATACAATGGGCAGCACTTTTAAAATCGGTTAGTGCTTATGATATGTATCGAAAAAAATACGGAAAACTATCTCCTTCTTCAATTGCTGAGTTTTTGATTTTAGACAGAGAATTTCCTAGGTCAATATTAGCTTGTTTGCTAAGTGCTGAACATTCTTTAATCAAATTGGCCGTGAGTACTGATAAGGCTGAAAATAAAGCACAAACAAAACTGGCTGCATTAAGATCTCAACTAGAAGAAAGTGACATCAATGAAATTATCACTAAAGGAATGCATGAATATCTACATGAAATTCAGCACAACCTGAATGATATTTCTTCTGCTATTTTTACAGTATTCTTTGCTGTAGAATCTAATTTTCCAGAAGTAAATTAA
- a CDS encoding circularly permuted type 2 ATP-grasp protein, producing MPKLNLSEYDTKGYYDEMFDENNKVRPNYKLFSEQLEKLSHKKLQSLQHATDRAQLSLGMTFNVYNDNQGVERILHLDIIPRIIDNTEWTYLEKGLQQRIRALNLFIQDIYNDQKVFKDKIIPKELILSSVSYLKQLQGFTPPKDIWCHITGSDLIKGGDGQYYVLEDNLRCPSGVSYMLENREILKRTFPELFKKLEVKPVYNYTHILRDTLESLTDVEKPTVVVLTPGIYNSAYFEHSYLAQQMGAELVEGKDLVVKNDIVYMNTTRGLQRVDVIYRRVDDEFIDPRAFNKDSVLGTPGLFGAYLKKNVVLVNAPGTGVVDDKAVYAYIPRIIKYYLGEEMILPNVQTYICDEEADCKYVIENIHNLVVKQTDASGGYGMLIGPKSTKKEQEEFIAKIKHNPRNYIAQPMINLSRVPTLTEDTIEGRHVDLRPYALYGAGDSIKIIPGALTRVALKKGSIVVNSSQGGGSKDTWILNN from the coding sequence ATGCCAAAGTTAAATTTATCAGAATACGATACCAAAGGGTATTACGACGAAATGTTCGATGAAAATAATAAAGTAAGACCCAATTATAAATTATTCTCAGAGCAACTCGAAAAATTGAGTCACAAAAAGCTGCAAAGTTTGCAACATGCTACAGATAGAGCACAACTGTCATTGGGAATGACTTTTAATGTTTATAATGATAATCAAGGTGTGGAACGGATTCTTCATTTGGATATTATTCCTAGGATCATTGATAATACCGAATGGACTTATCTAGAGAAAGGATTGCAGCAACGTATTAGAGCGCTGAATTTGTTTATTCAGGACATTTATAATGACCAAAAGGTTTTCAAAGACAAAATTATTCCGAAAGAATTAATTTTATCTAGCGTATCCTATTTAAAACAGTTGCAAGGTTTTACTCCTCCAAAAGATATTTGGTGTCATATTACAGGATCAGATTTAATTAAAGGTGGTGACGGACAATATTATGTTCTAGAGGATAACTTAAGATGCCCGTCTGGAGTTTCTTATATGCTTGAAAATAGAGAAATTCTAAAAAGAACTTTTCCAGAATTATTTAAAAAGTTAGAAGTAAAACCGGTTTACAATTATACACATATCCTAAGAGATACGCTAGAATCACTTACAGATGTCGAAAAACCAACGGTAGTAGTACTTACACCAGGGATTTATAATTCAGCTTATTTTGAACATTCTTATTTGGCACAACAAATGGGAGCAGAGCTGGTAGAAGGTAAAGATCTTGTTGTGAAAAATGATATCGTATACATGAATACCACGCGCGGCCTGCAACGTGTTGATGTTATTTATCGTCGTGTCGATGACGAATTTATTGATCCAAGGGCATTTAATAAAGATTCAGTGCTAGGAACTCCAGGATTATTTGGTGCCTATTTGAAGAAGAACGTTGTTCTAGTGAATGCGCCAGGAACAGGTGTTGTAGATGATAAGGCAGTTTACGCCTATATTCCTAGAATTATAAAATATTATTTGGGAGAAGAAATGATTTTACCCAACGTACAAACCTATATCTGTGATGAAGAAGCTGACTGTAAATATGTAATTGAAAATATTCATAATTTGGTTGTCAAGCAAACAGATGCTTCTGGTGGATACGGAATGTTGATTGGTCCAAAATCAACTAAAAAAGAACAAGAAGAGTTTATTGCAAAGATCAAACATAATCCAAGAAATTATATTGCACAACCAATGATTAACTTATCTAGAGTGCCAACCTTGACTGAGGATACCATTGAAGGACGACACGTAGATTTGAGACCTTATGCATTGTATGGAGCTGGCGATAGTATCAAAATTATTCCAGGTGCTCTAACTCGCGTTGCGCTAAAAAAAGGATCAATCGTTGTGAATTCGTCACAAGGTGGAGGGAGTAAGGATACATGGATATTAAATAATTAA
- a CDS encoding DEAD/DEAH box helicase yields the protein MSFQSLGLSEALLKAISKKGYTTPSPIQQKAIPPVLEGKDVLASAQTGTGKTAGFTLPVLHILSENPKTKFRPIRALILTPTRELAAQIYENVKEYSEFLDIRSTVIFGGVNQNPQAATIRQGIDVLVATPGRLLDLEKQGLVSLKRVEIFVLDEADRMLDMGFLRDIERVMKLMPAKRQNLMFSATFSKDIKKLAHGILQHPVQVEATPENTTVDAIDQLVYRVAKDLKADLMIKLITEGKWKQVLVFTRTKHGANNLCEKLAKAGISGAAIHGNKSQGARTKALSGFKDGSLRVLVATDIAARGLDIPLLPHVINYEIPNIPEDYVHRIGRTGRAGASGEALSLVSSDELTFLKDIEKLIEMKLPVEIIKGFEPDPNESTEPVKMGRGGQNRTPRNSAKPAGNGNRNSGNDNRSRAPKRTNDRRN from the coding sequence ATGTCATTTCAATCTTTAGGCTTATCTGAAGCCTTGCTAAAAGCGATTAGCAAAAAAGGATACACAACACCATCACCAATTCAGCAAAAAGCTATTCCTCCTGTACTTGAAGGTAAAGATGTTTTGGCATCTGCACAAACAGGAACCGGAAAAACAGCTGGTTTTACCTTACCGGTACTACATATATTGTCTGAAAATCCGAAAACTAAGTTCAGACCTATTCGTGCTTTGATACTAACTCCTACACGTGAGCTAGCGGCGCAAATATATGAGAACGTAAAAGAATATAGTGAGTTTTTGGATATTCGATCCACTGTAATATTTGGAGGGGTAAACCAAAATCCACAAGCAGCAACAATTCGTCAAGGTATTGATGTTTTGGTTGCAACGCCGGGACGATTATTAGATTTAGAAAAACAAGGTTTAGTATCTCTTAAACGTGTAGAGATTTTTGTTTTGGACGAAGCCGATCGTATGCTAGACATGGGATTTTTGAGAGATATCGAACGTGTAATGAAATTGATGCCAGCAAAACGTCAAAATTTGATGTTCTCAGCTACTTTTTCTAAGGATATAAAAAAACTAGCTCACGGTATCTTGCAGCATCCTGTACAGGTGGAGGCAACACCAGAGAACACCACCGTAGACGCAATCGATCAATTGGTGTACCGCGTTGCCAAAGACTTGAAAGCCGATTTGATGATCAAGTTAATTACAGAAGGTAAGTGGAAACAAGTTTTAGTGTTTACCCGTACCAAGCATGGTGCAAATAACCTTTGTGAAAAACTGGCCAAAGCGGGTATAAGTGGAGCAGCGATTCACGGAAACAAAAGTCAGGGAGCAAGAACCAAAGCTTTGTCCGGTTTCAAAGACGGAAGCTTACGTGTTTTGGTAGCAACTGATATTGCAGCCCGTGGATTGGATATTCCGTTATTACCACACGTTATCAATTACGAGATTCCAAATATCCCTGAGGATTATGTGCATCGTATAGGTAGAACGGGTAGAGCAGGAGCGAGCGGAGAAGCCTTGTCACTGGTGAGCTCAGACGAATTAACTTTTTTGAAGGATATCGAAAAATTAATCGAAATGAAACTTCCAGTCGAAATAATTAAAGGTTTTGAACCCGATCCAAACGAATCGACAGAGCCTGTGAAAATGGGTCGTGGAGGTCAAAATAGAACACCTAGAAACAGTGCAAAACCAGCAGGAAACGGGAACAGAAATTCGGGTAACGATAATCGTTCAAGAGCTCCAAAACGCACAAATGACAGACGAAACTAA
- a CDS encoding peptidase, whose product MTYCLAIKLKQGLVALADTRITAGSSASTKKKISIEQHDRQSYFMMTSGLRSVRDKTMNYFEDLENQTHSYTKLYQVVTTYGEQLKRVAAEDKAALWQSGLTFNLHTIIGGQLTEDTEPKLFLIYPEGNWVELEEDSPHVIIGNSSQGKAILNSIITADTTIKEALKAGLLSFESTRASANNVDYPIDVALYKKDSYFMLEKRYEQQELAYVSQIWEDKLKQLVLDLPDDWIDPRFESQNLMQTVYL is encoded by the coding sequence ATGACTTACTGCCTAGCAATAAAACTAAAACAAGGATTGGTAGCCCTTGCTGACACCCGTATCACTGCAGGTTCAAGCGCATCGACCAAGAAAAAAATAAGTATTGAGCAGCACGATCGCCAAAGTTATTTTATGATGACTAGTGGTTTGCGTTCTGTGCGTGACAAGACCATGAACTATTTTGAAGATTTAGAAAATCAAACGCATTCTTATACCAAACTCTACCAAGTAGTGACTACTTACGGTGAACAACTTAAACGTGTCGCCGCCGAAGACAAAGCTGCATTGTGGCAATCTGGCCTTACCTTTAACCTTCATACCATCATTGGTGGACAATTAACCGAGGATACCGAGCCAAAATTATTTTTGATCTATCCTGAAGGCAATTGGGTAGAATTAGAAGAAGATTCTCCCCACGTCATTATAGGAAATTCAAGCCAAGGGAAAGCAATTTTAAATTCGATTATCACAGCAGATACCACGATCAAAGAGGCGCTCAAAGCTGGATTATTATCTTTTGAATCTACACGAGCAAGCGCAAATAACGTAGATTATCCAATTGATGTAGCCCTGTACAAAAAAGATAGTTACTTTATGCTCGAAAAACGATACGAGCAGCAAGAACTAGCCTATGTTTCTCAAATTTGGGAAGATAAACTAAAACAGCTGGTCCTTGATTTACCAGATGACTGGATTGATCCCCGATTTGAAAGCCAAAACCTCATGCAAACCGTTTACCTATAA